In the genome of Hyphobacterium sp. CCMP332, one region contains:
- a CDS encoding GH3 auxin-responsive promoter family protein, protein MELFNTLLSWFMKKRISQIELFKEHPIEVQNEVLANLLGKSRNTEWGRKYSFENIKSYHDFKSVVPIVRYEDIADIIEQVMKGEDNILWPSEIKWFSKSSGTTNAKSKFIPVSNEALEDCHFKAGKDLLSMYLNNYPESKLFTGKGLVIGGSSQVNHLNSKSSYGDISAVIMKNLPLWAQYVRVPSLDIALMENWEEKIEKMAHAVKDENITSITGVPTWTIVLLQRILELTGKKKIIEVWPNLELFAHGAVAFGPYRHLFDELIGAKINYIDSYNASEGFFAIQDRSDHEDMLLMLDYGIFYEFLPTEYLDKDHSKVVTLEEVELDKNYAMIITTNAGLWRYMIGDTIKFTTKSPYRIKITGRTKHFINAFGEEMVIENAETAIAEACKQSGASIENFTAAPIYLEVGKRGGHEWVIEFITKPDSIETFTEILDNKLKAINSDYEAKRQKDIALIKPRVHIAPEKTFYNWMKKRGKLGGQHKVPRLSNSREFIDEILKIIST, encoded by the coding sequence TTGGAGCTTTTTAACACACTACTTTCCTGGTTTATGAAAAAGCGGATCTCCCAGATTGAGCTTTTTAAGGAGCATCCTATTGAGGTTCAGAATGAAGTACTTGCAAATCTTTTAGGAAAATCTCGAAATACAGAATGGGGAAGAAAATACAGTTTTGAAAACATCAAAAGCTATCATGATTTTAAATCTGTGGTGCCAATTGTGCGCTACGAAGACATAGCCGATATAATTGAACAAGTCATGAAAGGGGAGGATAACATTCTTTGGCCTTCTGAAATAAAATGGTTTTCAAAATCATCAGGTACAACGAATGCCAAGAGTAAATTTATACCGGTCAGCAATGAAGCCCTTGAGGATTGTCATTTCAAAGCCGGAAAAGATTTACTTTCCATGTATTTAAATAATTATCCGGAATCAAAATTATTTACAGGGAAAGGCTTAGTAATAGGAGGCAGCAGCCAGGTTAACCATTTAAATTCCAAATCTTCCTATGGTGATATTTCAGCGGTAATTATGAAAAATCTTCCGCTATGGGCGCAGTACGTAAGGGTACCGAGCCTGGATATTGCACTGATGGAAAACTGGGAGGAAAAGATTGAGAAAATGGCTCATGCGGTTAAAGACGAAAATATTACCAGCATTACCGGCGTACCCACCTGGACTATTGTTTTACTTCAAAGAATTCTAGAATTAACCGGAAAAAAGAAAATTATTGAAGTTTGGCCTAATCTCGAATTGTTTGCGCATGGTGCTGTTGCATTTGGCCCTTATAGACATTTGTTTGATGAATTGATCGGTGCAAAAATAAATTACATCGATTCTTATAATGCATCTGAAGGATTTTTTGCAATACAGGACCGAAGTGATCATGAGGACATGTTGTTAATGCTGGATTATGGAATTTTTTATGAATTTCTGCCGACAGAGTATTTAGATAAGGATCACTCCAAAGTAGTCACCCTGGAAGAGGTGGAGCTCGATAAAAATTATGCAATGATAATCACGACAAATGCTGGTTTGTGGAGGTATATGATTGGTGATACAATAAAATTTACAACCAAATCACCTTATAGAATAAAAATCACCGGCAGAACTAAGCATTTTATAAATGCATTTGGTGAAGAGATGGTTATCGAAAACGCAGAAACTGCTATTGCAGAGGCCTGTAAACAAAGCGGGGCAAGTATCGAGAATTTTACGGCGGCACCAATTTATCTGGAGGTAGGTAAACGAGGAGGTCATGAATGGGTCATTGAGTTTATAACCAAACCGGACTCAATTGAAACCTTTACAGAAATACTGGATAACAAATTAAAAGCGATCAATTCTGACTATGAAGCTAAAAGACAAAAAGATATAGCTTTGATTAAACCAAGAGTACATATTGCACCGGAAAAGACCTTTTATAATTGGATGAAAAAACGAGGCAAACTCGGTGGTCAACACAAAGTGCCTCGCTTAAGTAACAGCCGCGAATTTATAGACGAAATACTGAAAATTATTTCCACTTAA
- the lptB gene encoding LPS export ABC transporter ATP-binding protein, with amino-acid sequence MKLRAESLVKKYKSRKVVNDVSVEVNQGEIVGLLGPNGAGKTTTFYMIVGLIKPNEGRIYLDNKEITDLPMYRRAKQGVGYLAQEASVFRQLSVEENILAVLEMTSMSKKERQEKCDALIEEFSLEHVRNNKGMVLSGGERRRTEIARSLAVDPKFILLDEPFAGVDPIAVEEIQTIVAQLKNKNIGILITDHNVNETLSITDRAYLLFEGSILKSGTAEELAADEQVRRVYLGKHFELKRKI; translated from the coding sequence ATGAAACTCAGAGCTGAAAGTCTTGTAAAAAAATACAAATCCCGAAAAGTTGTAAATGATGTAAGTGTTGAGGTAAACCAGGGCGAAATCGTCGGTTTGTTAGGCCCAAATGGTGCCGGTAAAACAACCACCTTTTACATGATTGTTGGTTTGATTAAGCCCAATGAAGGCAGGATTTATCTCGACAATAAGGAAATCACAGATCTCCCTATGTACCGCAGAGCCAAACAAGGCGTAGGCTATTTGGCGCAGGAAGCCTCTGTTTTTCGTCAACTATCAGTAGAGGAAAACATTCTTGCTGTTTTGGAAATGACTTCGATGTCAAAAAAAGAAAGACAGGAAAAATGCGATGCGCTGATAGAAGAGTTCAGCCTTGAGCATGTTAGAAACAATAAGGGGATGGTATTATCAGGTGGAGAAAGGAGAAGGACTGAAATTGCCCGTTCTTTAGCCGTTGATCCAAAATTCATTTTGTTAGATGAGCCATTCGCTGGAGTTGATCCCATTGCCGTTGAAGAAATTCAAACCATTGTGGCTCAATTGAAAAACAAAAATATAGGTATACTTATAACTGACCACAATGTGAATGAAACGCTATCTATTACAGATAGAGCCTATTTATTGTTTGAGGGATCAATCCTCAAATCGGGGACAGCTGAAGAACTAGCTGCTGATGAACAGGTGAGAAGAGTATATTTAGGCAAGCATTTTGAATTAAAAAGAAAAATCTGA
- a CDS encoding redoxin domain-containing protein — translation MFKTSFILVFAIIILSGSYPENDLKVYNFKEFKSEILDKKESNTLMVINFWATWCGPCIKELPYFEEVNKKYANKNVRVILVSLDFEKQYSSKLIPFIKENNLKSEIIWLNDTKYNEWIDQVSPQWSGAIPATVFVKNSKVLKFMEKELELEELESTINNLL, via the coding sequence ATGTTCAAGACTTCATTCATATTAGTATTTGCTATTATAATTTTATCCGGTTCTTATCCTGAGAACGACCTAAAAGTCTATAATTTTAAAGAGTTTAAATCAGAGATACTTGATAAAAAAGAAAGCAATACTTTAATGGTTATAAACTTCTGGGCTACATGGTGTGGGCCCTGCATAAAAGAATTGCCTTATTTTGAGGAAGTCAATAAAAAATATGCAAACAAGAATGTAAGGGTGATCCTTGTCAGTCTTGATTTTGAAAAACAATACAGCTCCAAACTAATACCATTTATCAAAGAAAATAATTTGAAAAGTGAAATAATATGGCTGAACGACACAAAATATAACGAATGGATAGATCAGGTTAGCCCTCAATGGTCTGGAGCAATACCGGCAACGGTTTTCGTTAAAAATTCAAAAGTTCTTAAATTCATGGAAAAAGAATTAGAACTTGAAGAACTTGAAAGCACAATAAACAATCTCTTATGA
- a CDS encoding thioredoxin family protein: MKNLVPNIILSVFIGLMTLSTVFAGGYNVGDMAKSFTLKNVDGNMVSLGDYKEAKGFIVVFTCNHCPYAKLYEQRIIDLHKKYAVDGYPVIAINPNDPVKQPDDSFENMIKRSKQKAYPFVYLFDETQNTAKSYGATRTPHVYLLNKVQDKYQVAYIGAIDDNPQSAEDVENKYVENAIAALKKGKKVAISSTKAIGCTIKWK, encoded by the coding sequence ATGAAAAATTTAGTACCAAATATAATTTTATCAGTATTTATTGGCCTAATGACACTTTCCACGGTCTTTGCCGGAGGTTATAATGTGGGCGACATGGCCAAGAGCTTTACTCTCAAAAACGTCGACGGAAATATGGTGTCCCTTGGTGACTATAAAGAAGCAAAAGGGTTTATCGTTGTTTTTACATGCAACCATTGCCCTTATGCCAAACTCTACGAACAAAGGATTATTGACCTGCACAAGAAATACGCTGTGGACGGCTACCCGGTTATTGCTATTAATCCAAATGACCCGGTCAAACAACCGGATGATTCGTTTGAAAATATGATCAAGAGATCAAAGCAAAAGGCATATCCATTTGTGTATTTATTTGATGAAACACAAAATACAGCAAAATCTTATGGAGCGACCAGAACCCCACATGTTTATCTATTGAATAAAGTGCAGGATAAATATCAGGTGGCCTATATAGGTGCAATTGATGATAATCCCCAAAGCGCAGAAGATGTTGAAAATAAATACGTTGAAAATGCCATTGCAGCTTTAAAAAAAGGAAAAAAGGTTGCTATTTCCAGTACAAAAGCAATAGGCTGTACTATTAAGTGGAAATAA